The genomic stretch ACTATGAAAATGCTAACAAGTGCTCTTAGGGTATTGTTTAATGAATCAAAAGATGCAACTATTGTACCGAAAGCAAGGTATTTATTACTTTGTCAATTGTTTATAATTTATATTTCCAAAACAACATTTTCTTTTATAGGTTCCTTAAACAACACCCCATAGGGCACTTGTTAGCATAACTAAGCCTATTAATTACTACACAAGATGCAAGAACATAAATAACTTTATTACATATCCTTTATGCAAATCAGTTAAAAACAATCTTCTCAACAATAATGGGGAAAAACAATAAAAGTTCTCTTTTTTTCAATTAAGCAACAATTAACCAATATTGATCTATGAAGCACGGACACCTCTAAGATTAGGTGTGTCGCGGTGTCAGACACTTGTATGGCACTCATATGACATGTGTTCGAAAATTCAAACAGGTGTCcccaaaaaataatttttctttgCTTCGACACTCTTTGAATCGGTGTCTGACACACCGTATTACACTCATACAGCATGTGGTAGACAATTAGACAAGTGTTTCAAAAAACAATTATTTTTTCTTTGTTTCGACACACTTTATAACATATTTTAGAAACATCTAAAAGATTTAAAGATGCGTCTGAGCAATGTTGATCAATGAAACTAGATCCAATATTGATCCAATGTCTGAGCAAGATTGATGAATAATACCCCTTTCCTATATTTCTGATAAAAGTAGATCCAACTTAAAGCCAAGGTGAGGGAATACTTCAAGATGTACCTTGGGTTCCAAGCAGGATCGACAACAATCACACGATCTGCTCTTGTAAGCGTAAGTCCTAAACCACCAACCTGAGATGTCAACAGGAATATTGGGGCTCCAACACCATCTTGGAAATCCTGAAATCAAGTTAAAAGTTAGACAAGGAAAAGTAGCACTTCGAGGATTTAAAAAGGTTATTGAATATGCAAAAACTTACATCGACAACTTTTATTCTGTCACTGGATTTTGTTGTGCCATCAATTCGTAAAAAATCATAACCTTTGGATGATATGCAATCCTAGAATTAAATTAACAGAAATCTTTGAAACAACTCTCATAGTAAAACACGGTAAAAATGGTGCAAGGAATCACAAGGGAAACATCCAGCATTATCTTGCAAAAGACCAAAATTTGTTTGAAGTTTAGGGAATCACAACCTATGCACATCCAAGTCCAACTACAATAATTCACCAGCATACGAGAAACAGCTGAGCAAATAATTGAATTGTTTACAGAGTATACAAAATcaatttaatatatatatatcatgtTCGAACTGACCTGGATAAGATTAAGCATCTTGCGAGTCTGAGAAAAAATAAGCACCCTATGACCTTCAGGGATCAGATTATCCTACAGAAGATGGCACGGACTATAATTATATGCAAACAGGTAAAACTATGAGCATATATTGCATCCACATGACATCAGCACTTACCAATAATGACATGATGAAAGATATTTTGCATGATACATCATGCTCATCTTTAAACTTATCTGTTTCTGCAACATCTGCTATATGCATCGCCAATTTCTCCGCAACACTAACCTCCTCTGGCTTTAGCATTGAGTCCAACCCTTCCAATACATCCTCAGCCGCCCGTTTTGTTAACAGAAGTGGATGATCACATATTTTCTTCAAAATCTGACCCGTTTAAtgttttttaaaatataattaagAAAAGTGAGTCAGGACCAAACAAGATTACATATAAATGTAAAGTACACGAGCACAGccaagaaagaaagagaacaaTGCAAATATCATAATAAAAACTACCGTAAGGGCAGCCAGCGGTGAACCATCGAATGCTGAGAGAACAATCTCACTCTTCAAAAATGCTTCATAAAGATGCCGCTACACCAATAGAAATAAGTCAATAAAACAAGTGTTTCTCaaagataaaaagaaaaacaacaaaaaatTGCATATCTAACCTGAATATTGGACAACCGAAGCCACACAATGATTTCTTGTTTCTGAGAAAGTTTTGCTGTTGTTTTTTCAGTATCTTGATTGAAAACCTCACTCTTCAAACGTCTCAAAAAGTAAGGCTGAATATGATCCCTTAGCTCCTATTGAGAAACAAGGAGTGGTGATGCTTAAGTCAAAGTAAAATTTCTTGATAATTGATTGATGATCAGAATATTACAAAAACCTAAAAATTATGGGATTCACCGTAGTTGTTAGAAGATATGAAAATATCTTATAATATCTTGATATTATCATAGAGTATCACATCGGACTAGCTTCTTATCTTACAGTATCTTAGTCTATTCTTGGATTATTTTTTAGAATTAGTTTTATAATTTAATTCCCTATTTAGTCAAAAGATGTGGAGTCATTTTTAGTGTAAAATGTAAAGGGTTAGTGGTTCATCTTATGTGTATTATGAGATTGTAAATCATGTTAAACCATAATGTTAATTCAATGTCATACTTTTCTTCTTTCTATCAAACCCTAAATCTTCAATGTCGTTCAAAATGTTCAGTCAATGAATTGCTTATACTCTCTTGCAGTAGAAAGATAGCTAAAAGAGAATACTCAAATAAGGGAAGATGATAAGTCCACACCATCTTTACGAATTGTGTCCAGAATATAGTAAATGGAGCAACCAGTCTATAATTTATCAGCTATCTCTCTCTTTATCTTTCTTTTTTTATAGTGATTAATCCTTTTGGAGTCTATTTTGAGATATGCTCTCTTGTATATAAATATGAACAATCTCATTGTATGTTCAATACCAATTTCATACGGAAAGGTTCTCTATGAAGGTTTATAGTCTAGGATTCATATATATACGAAAATATGTTCTTATAAACATATTATATAAACCAAAATTTGTTCTTATAAATAATAACCAATGTAAGAGCATCATTTGCTTTCCAATAGGTCCTACCATCCTCAGACAAGTTATTTAAAGAAAAGCCTACAAAATCCAACCCCTCCCAACCTTGAGTGTACTCTAATGCCATCCAAAGCCATAGTTCAGGTAATATAAATtagattttgaaaaaaaaatgattaCCTTTGCTATAGATGAACCAGTACGCTTCTCTCTGTCAGAGGCATTTTTATCATTTCCACGAAGTATAGGTGTTTCATATTTATCTTTGAACCTGAGAAATTGTAATTTCTGAATCATGAGATGAGAACCTTGGCTAAAAGTCTATTGCATGAAAATGACAATTACCATTTTTTGTCACCAAGCAACTCAGGGCAGCAGAAACTGAACAATGCCCACAATTCCTGTTATAGAAATTAAACAAGGTTGAATAATCCAATTTCAAAACAAAGCACATACACTCATGCTATAAAGTGAACAGCTCAGAGATTATAAAACAAAACAATTTTAATCAAAATACCTTGAGATTATTTTGCAATGGTGTGCCACTAATGATAATGCGATGAGCACTGGGTATCTCGAGCAAACTTTTAGCTCTCTGAGTGTTCGGGTTCTTTATAAGGTGCCCCTAAATTTAAAGAACATTTTGAACCAAATAAAAAATTACCATATTTTATTAAATTTCTATTCAATGTCATACAATTTAAATTTCGGCACATTTATCTTGCAACACAGCTTGTATTTTAGTTGACATGCTCTATTAGTCTCTATTATCTATTATAAGCATGTAAGATTTAAGGAAAGAAATAGAGGTAAATATGCAAGATAAAACTTCAGGCCACCGTGTGTTATTCAAATGGTAAGACTCAGTCTGTCTCACAATACTAACAATCTTTAAAGTACTTAAAGTGAGGAAAAATAATCAAAGTGCTCCCACATATAACATTTTTCCCGAGTGATATTCAACCAACTCTACACACTTCAAACTTTTATAGTTATCTATTTCTTATTTAATCTGTGAACAAGTTACAAAAATTGAGGAAGAGGTGAACATACTGTATATAGACAAAAATATTAGATAAATTGTAGATAAAACAACCCGAGTTTTACCTCATCAAGTATCATGTAGTCCCACGTAGGGTCATCTTCATTATCCTCGTTGTTCAAATACCTATGCCCCTGTAAGGACTTGGTATTGTTGCGAACAATATCATATGTGGTGAGAAGAACACCTCTGTTCTAAAGGGAGACAAGAGAAAATGTAGTTTAAGATGGATAAAAACAAAGCAATCTGAAACACCATATACCTACAATTCTTTAGCAATAAAACAAATGTCCAACAGGGAACCAATTTTTAATAAATGTTCATAAAATAAAACTCACGCATATACCTACAATTCTTCAGCAATAAAATAAATGTCCAACAGGGAACCAATTTTTAATAAATGTTCACTAAAATAAAACTGATGCTACTGCATAAAGTAGATTCCCTTCTAAATCTCAAGCTCGACTTTACATTGACATACAAAATGTGGGATATTTATTTATCTTGCTTGCTACCAGGCATGAGCATGTACTCAACTCCTAGATGCATTCAAttaaaatggaaaatgaagaaaGATCAAGCACCTGAAGTATGTACTGAAGTTCATATTCTCTGGCTTTTGCACAAGTTCCAAAATATCTGCAGAATATCATAAATTGGACATTGTTGTTTTAAAAGAAGAAAAGTCTTAATTTAGCATTTTAAAATTAAACTATTGTGAATAATAAAGTCAAGCATCCGCACTCTTTTGTTTTCTCAGATAGACCAACAACTGACAACTCTTTGATCCAATGTGGCAATAGTGTTTTGGGGGCCACAACCAACACCCTTCTAATTAAACGGGAATGAAACAGTCCAGCTATAAAGCCACAAATCTGCAAGAAAAAACCAGCATTGGTAAATCACAAACTAACTATTGCAAACTACAAGCTGTAAATTTCTTGCTTCTCATTTCTTACCTGCATTGTTTTTCCCAAACCCATGTCATCTCCCAAAATTCCACCTTTACCCCGAACATGCAATGACCAGAGCCACTTCAATCCTTCCCGTTGATGTGGATACAACATCTTCGCAATCTTAGGCTGCAACTTATATGTCGACCTTGGGTCATTCAATGTTATAGAACCATCATTCTCAGGCTCAAGGTGATCCAACACCTGAACCGAATCATCTGACTCATACCCAACACCATTGGTATCATTCTTAGTATGCTTTGATGAGAAATCATGGGGCTCCTGTTTTGGAGAAAATGAAGATCCAGCACTCCCAAATTCAAAACCCTCGTCTTCAAGAATTTCTTTCCGTCCCACAAAACGCTCAGCAGGCTTTGGCTTCTTCTCAACTGATAGTGCATCAAACTTGGAGCTAAGCTCATGCAAAATATCCCTAATATCACTCTTACCTCTACTCTTATCAATTTCAATAACATTTTTTCGCACCGGAATAGGCGAATCAAAGTCTACAAGATCATCGAACTTAGAATCATCAACTGCCACATTTTTGCTAGCATCTGTATCCGCAACCTTGCAAAGACGGCGTCGCCCTTGCACCTTAACCATAGCCTTCTTTTCCTCCTCTATAAATATTCCATAACCAATTAATGAGATGATCATGAGGTCAATCAATTCAAGTGAAGCAGAGAAGAAAACACTTACTAAGAGAAGAACTAATGAAACTATGTGGAACCTTGTTAGGAAGAAGAGCTTTTTCTACGTTAACTGGTTGGCCATTCTCCAAAGAATTTTGACCTAATAATCGTTAAGAATGTAAAACTGAGTAATGAAATGAAATGATTTGATGGAGATTTAAACAATAATAAAGAGAGTGAGAGGATGTAAACAATAATACTAAAGCAACTATCATGAGGTCAATCAATTCATGTGAAGCAAAGAGAACACTTACTAAGAGAATAATCATCCAAATCCTGTGGAACCTTCTTAGGAAGAAGAGCTTTTTCTACCTTAACTGGTTGGCGATTCTCCAAATAATTTTGACCTAATAATCATTAAACATATACAACTGAGTAATGAAATGAAATGAGATGATTCGCTGAATATTTAAACAAGAGTAATCTTGAGAAGATATAAACAATAATATTAAAGAGGCGATCACGAGGTCAATCAATTCAAGTGAAGCAGAGAAGAAAACACTTACGAGGAGTATAACCATACAAACCCAGTGGAAACTCCTTTGGAAGAAGAGTTTCTTCTGCATTAACTGGCTGGCGTTTCTCCGAATGATTTTGACCTAATAACATAGTAACTTATGTAAACAAAGATTGaaatgaattgcaaagacgatATATTCTATAAATGATTAATATGATGATCATGAAATTGATTCAAGTGAAGCGGAGAAGAAAACACTTACTAGGAGTATAACCCTCCAAACCCTGTGGAACCTCCTTTGGAAGAAGAGTTTCTTCTGCATTAACTGGCTGGCGTTTCTCCGGATGATTTTGACCTAATAACATAGTAACTTATGTAAACAAAGATTGAAATGAATTGCAAAAACGATATATTCTATAAATGATTAATATGATGATCATGAAATTGATTCAAGCGAAGCAGAGAAGAAAACACTTACTAGGAGTATAACCATCCAAACCCTGTGGAAACTCCTTTGGAAGAGTAGTTTCTTCTGCACTAACTGGTTGGCGTTTCTCCGGATGATTTTGACCTAATAACATATTAACTTATGTAAACAAAGATTGaaatgaattgcaaagacgatATATTCTATAAATGATTAATATGATGATCGTGAAATTGATTCAAGTGAAGCAGAGAAGAAAACACTTACTAGGAGTATAACCATCCAAACCCTGCAGAACCTCCTTTGGACGAAGAGTAGTTTCTTCGGCATTAACTGCTTGGTGTTTCTCCGGATGATTTTGACCTAATAACGTATTAACTTATGTGTAACCGAGGATTGAAATGAATTGCAATGAAGACATATTCTATAAATGATTAATGTGATGATCATGAAATAGATTCAAGTGAAGCAGAAAAGAAAACACTTACTGAGAGAATAATTATTCAAACCCTGTGGAACCTCTTTTGGAAAAAGAGCTTCTTCTACATTAACTGGCTGGTGTTTCTCCGCATAATGTTGACCTAATAACATTTTAACTTAAGTAACTAAGTATTTAAATGAATTGCAATGAAACAGAGGAGAAAACACTTACCGAGAGAAAAACTATCTAAAAACTGAGGAACCTTGTTAGGAATAGGAGCTTCCTCTACCTCAGCTTGTTGGCGATTCTCGGAATAATTTTGACCTAATAATATACTAACTTATGTAACTAAGGGTTGAAATGAAATACAACTAAAATATATTCGAAAATGATCAATATGATAATCATAAGATCAATTAATTCAAGTGAAGTAGAGAATAAACCACTTACTAAGAGAACGATCATCGAAAAACTGCGGAACCTGGTTAGGTAGATGAGCTTCTTCTACATAAACAAGTTGGTTATTCTCCGGAGAATTTTGATCTAATAATCGATTAAAATAAGTAACTCAGATGAAATGAACTGCGATTAAGATATAAGATATAAGTAACAATTATGAGATGATAGATTGGAACAGAAGTGGTACCGATTGGAGAATCGAAGTCGGTGATAGCAGAAAACTGCGGAATCGTATCATCGTCATGATACATGAGGCTTCGAGGTTGAATCGGAGTATCGTATTGATCTagataaaaacaaaaacaaaaagtAGCGTGAGATTGAAACGATGAGAATGAAAAAGCTATAAAAGAGGAGAATAGTAGTGATATTACCATTGTTGAGAGGGTGGGAAGAAGGTTTTGGAGGAGCAGAGAAATCCTGAAGGAAGCGATAGTGGCTATCGTTGAGACTCTGGGGTTTTTTTACGCTCTTGTTCGCCATTGAAGAGTGTGTGTGAGAATGAAATGGGAAATTTCAACGGTTCATTTCACGGCGAGGAGGGTCCTATATGGCTGCGACTTCAGAGTGGGAATTTATATTCCCGCTTTGTTCGCTAAATTTGAATTTTGCATTCAAGTTTGGGAGTGAAACTGGGCATGTTATTGGTTCTGCTTCTCTCCAGGGCTGGGCTCAAAAATATCAAACTAAACACGGTTTAATTTCACTAGGGTTGTTtacttgtttgttttgtttgattttAGATTTTTAAAGAGAATAATATTAAGTTGAGAAAAAAAGAATTTTGAATATTTGGTTGTTAATATATGTAATTTAATTATATAATATTAAATTAATAGAAAAGATTGAAGAAAGTAGAATATATTATTTATGTCTTTTAAAGAAATTGATGTTCTTTTATATTAATCAAATGGAATATTTATACTAGTATAAATATAACTATTACACGCATGATAATTGGTATTACTATTTTAACTTTGTCAAATTATGCATCATATTTCtaactaataataataatgttCTTGTTTATTATAATACTCCCCTTTAAAATGTTTATTATAGTGCTCCATTGAAGTCTAGTCAAGAAAAAATTTATGGGAACATATGTTGTCTCATTATTAGGAAAATTTATGGGAACATATGTTGTCTCGTTATTAGGAAAATTTATTTGGGTAAAAACCTTAATAAGGGAAAAATAGTATAACATGGTGCTCCCCCTCAACATAACACATTTAGTTCTTCTTTAAAGATCTTGAAGGGGACGCATTCCAATATTTTGTACATGCTTCTTGAAAATTGATGTAGGGAGTGCATTTGTGAAGAGATCTGCTACATTATCACTTGAACGAGTATATTGAATATCAACCTCTTTGTTTTTTTTAGTTCTTGTGTGAATGAGAAGAACTTTTCAGGGATATGTATGGTTCTGTCACTTTTGATGTAACCTTTTTTCATCTAGGTAACACGAGTAACATTGTCTTCATACAAAATTTTGGATTATTATCAATTGGTAAATCAGACACTCCTTGGATATGTCGAATTACCGATCGTAATTATCTACACTTTTTGCTTGCTCCGTGAAAGGCAATTACTTCGGCATGATTTAAAGAAGTTGCTACAAGTGTTTGCTTTTGTGATCTTCGTGATATTGCAGTGTTACCATATGTAAATATATATTCAGTCAGTGATTTAGCATTATGTGGATCTGACAAATATCATGCATATGCATAACCAAGTAAAAATGGTTTTGTATTGTTAGAATAAAACAAACCAATGCCAGATGGACATAGAGATATTGAAATATATGCTTTAGTCCTTTTCAATATCTTTTTGTAGGACATGAACTGAATCTTACTAGTAAACTCACTGCAAAAGTTATATTAGGTTTTGTATAGTTAGTAAGGTACATGAGTGCCCCAGTGGCACTAAGGTATAGTACCTAAAAATCAATATCTTCCTTAAGTCTGAATGGATCATTTTCAACATTAAGTGTTCTACCTATCATTGGAGTACTCAAAGGGTTTGCTTTGTCCATGTTAAACCTTTTCAATATCCTTTATGTATAATTTGATTGATGTACCGATATACCATTTTTGGTGTACTCAATTTTAAACAAATGCAGAACCTAGTTTTTCCTAAACCTTTCATTTCAAATTCTTTCTTTAAGTAATATCTTACTTCCTTAATTTCTCTATTAGTTCCAATGATATTTAAATCATCAACATAGATAACAATTATTACAAACCCGTATATTATTTTTCTTATAAAAATACAAGGGAAAATAGGATTATTTTCATAGCATTTTTTAAGCAAATATTCACTTAGCCTATTATACCACATGTACCCAGATTGTTTTACCCCATAGAGTGATCTTTGCAACTTAATTGCATATATTTCTCTAGGTTTTTATGTCTCGGACATTTTAAATCCTTCTAGGATTTTCATGTATATATCAATATCAAGTGATTCTTACAAATAAGTAGTAACcagtggcggagccagataaaaaatttgggatgaccgttaacgtaaaataaagattataaataaaatgtaaatagtattttaaataaaacattaaagttaaaataaatacaaagttaattactaaaaatttaaattacatgacttaaaactaccttaaagtaatgctttacgcgttccgagtgacttgaaatcgtcaataattgactccgaactaatgcttgcactaatctccctttaAATATATAttgtcatgctatctc from Lathyrus oleraceus cultivar Zhongwan6 chromosome 7, CAAS_Psat_ZW6_1.0, whole genome shotgun sequence encodes the following:
- the LOC127102029 gene encoding protein CHROMATIN REMODELING 24 isoform X1 encodes the protein MANKSVKKPQSLNDSHYRFLQDFSAPPKPSSHPLNNDQYDTPIQPRSLMYHDDDTIPQFSAITDFDSPIDQNSPENNQLVYVEEAHLPNQVPQFFDDRSLSQNYSENRQQAEVEEAPIPNKVPQFLDSFSLGQHYAEKHQPVNVEEALFPKEVPQGLNNYSLSQNHPEKHQAVNAEETTLRPKEVLQGLDGYTPSQNHPEKRQPVSAEETTLPKEFPQGLDGYTPSQNHPEKRQPVNAEETLLPKEVPQGLEGYTPSQNHSEKRQPVNAEETLLPKEFPLGLYGYTPRQNYLENRQPVKVEKALLPKKVPQDLDDYSLSQNSLENGQPVNVEKALLPNKVPHSFISSSLKEEKKAMVKVQGRRRLCKVADTDASKNVAVDDSKFDDLVDFDSPIPVRKNVIEIDKSRGKSDIRDILHELSSKFDALSVEKKPKPAERFVGRKEILEDEGFEFGSAGSSFSPKQEPHDFSSKHTKNDTNGVGYESDDSVQVLDHLEPENDGSITLNDPRSTYKLQPKIAKMLYPHQREGLKWLWSLHVRGKGGILGDDMGLGKTMQICGFIAGLFHSRLIRRVLVVAPKTLLPHWIKELSVVGLSEKTKEYFGTCAKAREYELQYILQNRGVLLTTYDIVRNNTKSLQGHRYLNNEDNEDDPTWDYMILDEGHLIKNPNTQRAKSLLEIPSAHRIIISGTPLQNNLKELWALFSFCCPELLGDKKWFKDKYETPILRGNDKNASDREKRTGSSIAKELRDHIQPYFLRRLKSEVFNQDTEKTTAKLSQKQEIIVWLRLSNIQRHLYEAFLKSEIVLSAFDGSPLAALTILKKICDHPLLLTKRAAEDVLEGLDSMLKPEEVSVAEKLAMHIADVAETDKFKDEHDVSCKISFIMSLLDNLIPEGHRVLIFSQTRKMLNLIQDCISSKGYDFLRIDGTTKSSDRIKVVDDFQDGVGAPIFLLTSQVGGLGLTLTRADRVIVVDPAWNPSTDNQSVDRAYRIGQKKDVIVYRLMTCGTVEEKIYRKQVYKGGLFKTVSEQKEQTRYFSQQDLRELFSLPKEGFDVSVTQRQLDEKHDCRHIVDASFHAHIEFLKRQGIAGISHHSLLFSKSEPVQDAPENEVTRINNTKYFGTSSSSSREQTVDGAEFAFNPKDVNLHKKDSSPSSVGKLTELEIKDRIVRLSQMLSNTVMISKLPDKGEKLRKRITELNRALTKLKMEQTNVVDLDDITDEFERVVNV
- the LOC127102029 gene encoding protein CHROMATIN REMODELING 24 isoform X2, with protein sequence MANKSVKKPQSLNDSHYRFLQDFSAPPKPSSHPLNNDQYDTPIQPRSLMYHDDDTIPQFSAITDFDSPIEEAHLPNQVPQFFDDRSLSQNYSENRQQAEVEEAPIPNKVPQFLDSFSLGQHYAEKHQPVNVEEALFPKEVPQGLNNYSLSQNHPEKHQAVNAEETTLRPKEVLQGLDGYTPSQNHPEKRQPVSAEETTLPKEFPQGLDGYTPSQNHPEKRQPVNAEETLLPKEVPQGLEGYTPSQNHSEKRQPVNAEETLLPKEFPLGLYGYTPRQNYLENRQPVKVEKALLPKKVPQDLDDYSLSQNSLENGQPVNVEKALLPNKVPHSFISSSLKEEKKAMVKVQGRRRLCKVADTDASKNVAVDDSKFDDLVDFDSPIPVRKNVIEIDKSRGKSDIRDILHELSSKFDALSVEKKPKPAERFVGRKEILEDEGFEFGSAGSSFSPKQEPHDFSSKHTKNDTNGVGYESDDSVQVLDHLEPENDGSITLNDPRSTYKLQPKIAKMLYPHQREGLKWLWSLHVRGKGGILGDDMGLGKTMQICGFIAGLFHSRLIRRVLVVAPKTLLPHWIKELSVVGLSEKTKEYFGTCAKAREYELQYILQNRGVLLTTYDIVRNNTKSLQGHRYLNNEDNEDDPTWDYMILDEGHLIKNPNTQRAKSLLEIPSAHRIIISGTPLQNNLKELWALFSFCCPELLGDKKWFKDKYETPILRGNDKNASDREKRTGSSIAKELRDHIQPYFLRRLKSEVFNQDTEKTTAKLSQKQEIIVWLRLSNIQRHLYEAFLKSEIVLSAFDGSPLAALTILKKICDHPLLLTKRAAEDVLEGLDSMLKPEEVSVAEKLAMHIADVAETDKFKDEHDVSCKISFIMSLLDNLIPEGHRVLIFSQTRKMLNLIQDCISSKGYDFLRIDGTTKSSDRIKVVDDFQDGVGAPIFLLTSQVGGLGLTLTRADRVIVVDPAWNPSTDNQSVDRAYRIGQKKDVIVYRLMTCGTVEEKIYRKQVYKGGLFKTVSEQKEQTRYFSQQDLRELFSLPKEGFDVSVTQRQLDEKHDCRHIVDASFHAHIEFLKRQGIAGISHHSLLFSKSEPVQDAPENEVTRINNTKYFGTSSSSSREQTVDGAEFAFNPKDVNLHKKDSSPSSVGKLTELEIKDRIVRLSQMLSNTVMISKLPDKGEKLRKRITELNRALTKLKMEQTNVVDLDDITDEFERVVNV
- the LOC127102029 gene encoding protein CHROMATIN REMODELING 24 isoform X7, which produces MANKSVKKPQSLNDSHYRFLQDFSAPPKPSSHPLNNDQYDTPIQPRSLMYHDDDTIPQFSAITDFDSPIDQNSPENNQLVYVEEAHLPNQVPQFFDDRSLSQNYSENRQQAEVEEAPIPNKVPQFLDSFSLGQHYAEKHQPVNVEEALFPKEVPQGLNNYSLSQNHPEKRQPVNAEETLLPKEVPQGLEGYTPSQNHSEKRQPVNAEETLLPKEFPLGLYGYTPRQNYLENRQPVKVEKALLPKKVPQDLDDYSLSQNSLENGQPVNVEKALLPNKVPHSFISSSLKEEKKAMVKVQGRRRLCKVADTDASKNVAVDDSKFDDLVDFDSPIPVRKNVIEIDKSRGKSDIRDILHELSSKFDALSVEKKPKPAERFVGRKEILEDEGFEFGSAGSSFSPKQEPHDFSSKHTKNDTNGVGYESDDSVQVLDHLEPENDGSITLNDPRSTYKLQPKIAKMLYPHQREGLKWLWSLHVRGKGGILGDDMGLGKTMQICGFIAGLFHSRLIRRVLVVAPKTLLPHWIKELSVVGLSEKTKEYFGTCAKAREYELQYILQNRGVLLTTYDIVRNNTKSLQGHRYLNNEDNEDDPTWDYMILDEGHLIKNPNTQRAKSLLEIPSAHRIIISGTPLQNNLKELWALFSFCCPELLGDKKWFKDKYETPILRGNDKNASDREKRTGSSIAKELRDHIQPYFLRRLKSEVFNQDTEKTTAKLSQKQEIIVWLRLSNIQRHLYEAFLKSEIVLSAFDGSPLAALTILKKICDHPLLLTKRAAEDVLEGLDSMLKPEEVSVAEKLAMHIADVAETDKFKDEHDVSCKISFIMSLLDNLIPEGHRVLIFSQTRKMLNLIQDCISSKGYDFLRIDGTTKSSDRIKVVDDFQDGVGAPIFLLTSQVGGLGLTLTRADRVIVVDPAWNPSTDNQSVDRAYRIGQKKDVIVYRLMTCGTVEEKIYRKQVYKGGLFKTVSEQKEQTRYFSQQDLRELFSLPKEGFDVSVTQRQLDEKHDCRHIVDASFHAHIEFLKRQGIAGISHHSLLFSKSEPVQDAPENEVTRINNTKYFGTSSSSSREQTVDGAEFAFNPKDVNLHKKDSSPSSVGKLTELEIKDRIVRLSQMLSNTVMISKLPDKGEKLRKRITELNRALTKLKMEQTNVVDLDDITDEFERVVNV